The following is a genomic window from Meriones unguiculatus strain TT.TT164.6M chromosome 7, Bangor_MerUng_6.1, whole genome shotgun sequence.
GAGCTGCGTCGTTAACCCTGCCAACCATTAATCTATTTTTTGTAAGATACACTGCCCACTTTCATTCATTTCTGATGTCATTCCTTGGGTCCACTGTGCCTTCCACAAATCATGACACCAGAACAGTACACAATACCCTAAAAGCATATTAATGATTTTAGAaatacaataaagacatttaatatatagtttcatttttcttaacccGAAAGtcttacatttcttttctttgttgtgaaATAAAATACCCTCCTAGGGGAAATGGGTTCAGCTGAGCTCACAGTTCAAAGAACATCCATCATGGTTGGGATCCCAGTCAAGGCAGCGGGGCTTAAAGCAGTTCCGTACTTTACCACAGCAACACGAAAAGAAACGAGGACAACAAATCGGAATGTACACACTCTTAGAGATGTCTAGAGAACTAGGGAACACTTAAGCTAAAAGATTACTCAGTGCTATTACTTGAAAGTTCTAAGATGTTCTACTTCTCCCCAAAGCCTCCCTTAATACAAGCCAAGCAAATAAACTCAATCCAGAAAAATGGGATGTGGTATGACTTtaaaagcgtgtgtgtgtgtgtgtgtgtgtgtgtgtgtgtgtgtgtgtgtgtgtacagacaccACAGCTGTGTTGGCCAAGGGATGTAAGGAACAGCCTCTCCCAAAGTTTGGAAAATTCACCAGTGAGGATGTTAAACTCTGCTGATGTGAACTGAATGTCACATTTACTTAAAAACACTTCCATACTAACCCTGATCACTCCCACTCCCACGAACTCATTTCCCTACTAATTTATAACAGGCTTCTAACTGAGTTtctttgctgctgttgttataaaacaccctgacaaaagtATCGTAAGTGGATAGGGTTATTCCAGCCCACGTTTTAAGGATACTGTACAGAATGGCATGAAAGCAGGAACTTTAAGCAACTGTTCACAAAACATCCGCAGACCAGGAACAGAGAGCAATGGATGCCTGTTTTCAGCTAGTTTTTCCCTCTTTATTCAGTCTAGAACTCCAAACCTAGGGAATGATGCCACCAGCTTTTAGGCTAGGTCTTTCCAACTTAATTAACTCAATTAAGAAAATCTCCCAGAGGCTTGTCTCCCCAGGTAATTCTAGATTCTGCCAAAATGGCAATTTATACTAATCACCACAGCTCCTTTCTATAAAGGTAAACATATCAGTCaggttgtgtgcatgtgtctgtttcCATGTCAACTAAATTACAGAAGCTCAAAAACGTTAAGTCCTCATCAAACAAGATGACCTACAAATCACAAACAGCATTTTTCTCAGAAACCTGCAACCAGTTTTAAAAACAATAGGTTGttctcaaatatttaaaatatattgctgAATTCTCTAAGGCTCCTTCAATGTGCCCTGAGAGATGTCTAAGTCAGAATAACAAAGCACACAATAACGGTATGTCCTTTACACTTAAGGTAAATGTCCTGATAAAGTCCCCAGTCTAGCAACCAAGGAAAAGGAAGGGCTCAGTGTCTTAGGGTGACTACTGCTATGAGCAAGAGCAActtgggagaaagggtttattttgcttacagttCCGTGTTACAggtcatcattgaaggaagtcagtcAGAacctggacacaggaactgatatAGAAGCCATGGctaactggcttgctcctcatggcttgctcagagaGCTTTCTTTTAGAACCTAGGACCAGCAACctagggatggctccacccacaatgggttgggccctcccccactgatcactaactCTCTACAGGAGTTTATAGTTCAATCCTCTCTacaggaggcattttctcaattgagcttTCCCTCCCTCAGATGACTACAGCTTAtatcaggttgacataaaactagcagcACTCTGACCCCATGCAACACCATCACTGAAAAGGCAGCATCCCATCTGAGACTTTCTGCACAAACAAGGGTAAATGCTCCTGCTTGTAGGTAAttgcactgaagaaaaaaaaaaaaaaaaaaagacttccagTCTTGCTTAGTCCCCTCAGCAGTGAAACAGGTACCAAATGTAAGATTCAAAGATCCCCACTGGTCATAAGCGGTCTTCTTCAAGCCAAGTCACTCACTCAGAAACGTGTACCTGTCTAAGACCACCAGGTCAGTCGCCGTCTCAGCATTGCTCTTAAGAATCTTCTCCAGTTTCTGAATCTTTTCTTCCAATTCTTCTGGATCACATTTCCCATTTAAAATGGAAGCGGTTAGTCCCAAAATTCGAGGGCATGATGGACAACTTTCACAGagctaatgtaataaaaaatacaagCAGTAAGGATTTTGTCATGCAGCACCACAGCGAGGGGCACCACCACATCCAAACACAGGGAAACCACTGACAAATACTAAACCCATTTCTGTGGAAACAGTAGCATAGTACTATAAATTACTGTATTTTTGCTTAAAGATCTATTTCTCAGAAGGGCATATTTGGATACTcttaaaaatatatcaattgatattatgatgttagaaaaataaattatagatTATACAAATTAATTTATGGatttaaatgaattaattttaagaaTCATTCACTCATATTACTGGAACCAAATTCCCAATAATGGTAACTAACACCACTGCTTtttgaatctttttctttttaattaaattttgttttgtttttgttttaaatactgCATTTAAGAGCTGGCCcagcaattaaaagcactggttactcttctagagaacccaggtACGATTCTTAGAACTCATACACTGGCGCATgagcatctgtaattccagtcccagaaGGACCGAGCAACCTCTTGCGGCCTCTGAGGGTATCTGGTatgaagacatacatgcaggcaaactcCTATTGGTATAAAAATTTTAACTGTATATACTCAATAACCTAATAATTTGACCATGAATTATTAAAGTTGATAAAGTCTAAAGACCTACCTTCATAATTTCACGATAAGGATGGTCTAGAATTGCAAGATGACACTCATCAAACACCAAAAGGTTAATGTCTGACAGTGATAAGTAACCATTTTTCAAAACATTCAAGGCGACATAGCAAGTCATAATGAGAACCTAAAATAAAACTGACATCAGTACACAAATGCCATTAACCTGCCTGGCTTATACCTCTACCAGCGACCACAGAGTCAGTGTATGGAAGTGAGGATTATGAAATTCAAGGGTCAAAATTAAAGCAATGTGGAACATACAAACATTAGAACCAAGATGTAAGTGATGAAAGTATGGGGAGAGACTATGAGAAAATGTCCTTAGAAAGAAAGACCGTGTCCTTTAGTAACATGAAAAGTTACTAAGTCAACTTCAGGTTTCCCCAGCCATGCCCTGGCAGATGAGACCTGTCAACCTAGTCAAATCACAAAAGAATTTAATGTTTTTAACTCCCCCCGCTCCGCACTAAGCTGACAGGGTTTTCTGAAAGAATAATGCTTTTTGTATAGCTTGTTTTTCTGTGGACAAGTTCTATTTATGTGGACTCATTCCAGTATGTGTGAAACACTAGCAGATTAGTAGGCTGTTGAAGGTTAGTGACAAAGCAGCCCTCAATTGCTGTGTACCCCCTAACAGCACATACAAGAAGCCCTTTAGCACATGCTTGCTACATGGAAACATGAAGGCAGGGGAGTCTCCTTCAAAAATCAGAGGCTTCAACCAAGAAACTTTTGTAGTTTCAACATTTCTTCAAGTTCAAAATAAGTCACAGGTATTTGTGTTTTTCAAGCAAGTAAATAACGGCAGCTGTTGCTTTTCTAACCCCTGAAcagcacacatttgtaatccaCCTGGTTTGAGATGAACCTTACAGGAACAGAGAATGGAAAGGACTGGAAAAGTAAGAGTCTTCAAAGCAAAGGCTGAGGGTTTACAGTGAATCAAGGACTTGAAGTGTGGGTAAGGGACACATCTCTGCAGGTCTCACCTGGTGCTTAGTAAACTCTTGGCTCCATCTCTCTTTTGTCCAAGATGCATTTACTTCTAGATTTGAGTACTCCCCAACTTTGAGATCTGAGTGAGTTCTGACAGCTGACACTTGCTGAGCAACCTGGTTTGCTGatcaaagacaatatgcaaataTGAACAATATGCCAAATTGGCTTTCtgaatagtttaaaaaaatatcagcTGTTGTTATACCTAACCACTCTTCTTTAAATAGCTAATTTAAAAATCAGAGCTTCAAGATCACTCCTCCAAAGTCACTGATGAGCCCTGTCCCGTCCTCTTCCATCATTTACTCTGAACAACTTCATACCCCCTTAACAGCTGACTTTCAACCCAAGACCTAAGTCCTTTTAAGGCTGGAAGAGCACCAACTCTACACCAATTCATCCTGCTCTCCTCAATGAAACCAGGTCAATCCACCAAGAAGTACTGTTCAAATCACACAACACGCTGTGACTgtctaaagaaacaaaaggagaCATCAACTTGAGCTCACAGGTTGTGTTTTCATTTGGCGATCCCAGATAAGCAGACATCAGTACACTAAGTTTACTCAACACCTttaaagaagaatggaactttCTAAAACTGCTACACAAAAATCACAGACCAAGTAGTTAGGTTCCCATCTCTAGCCAGCTTTCAGCCTGTTTTACAGAGCTTAAAACATCAAGAACTAAAGTAATTTAAcaactcagccatctccccagagaaACCCCCATCTAAGAGAAATGCAGAGTTTGAACAACTGAGAGGAATTCTATAGAGAAATAAAATGGTATTTTGGCTAGCAGAGCTTGAGTAAGCAAGTTATTTGTCAAACTCTCTTTACTTTCAATAATTTAATATCCACAGAGATAATCGGTTTAAATATGTAGTCTCATCCAATTTTCTCCTCACATTTGGGAAATGATGTTTGATTACCAGAGTTGACGAGGAACACGGTCCTTTTTGCATGTGGGTTGAGGTCGCCCCTGATCTGATGGGCCAGCTCTTTGGTGAGCAGGACCGCGATGAACGTCTTCCCTGAGCCGGTGTTCAAGCAGACAATGGTGTTATggtccagagctgcttccagcaGCTCAACCTGAAACATGGGAAACAATCACACTTTTTAACCATGCACCACACTTAAGAATCGGCTTCTTTGAAATAGAGAAATTTCCCcattttctaaaatcttcttcagACAACTttgcaaaaagaaaatcaccaatTTCACTTACTCAAGAGTTAACAGGGGAGTAAAATGGCTGCCACACACAGCTGTGCTGTGGTAAACAGACATTAAAATGGCACcagtaatttaatttaaaaattatttctgagcCAGGGACAgtggtacaagcctgtaatcccagcactcagggaggcagaggcaggtggatggttgagttcaaagccaacctggtctacaaagcatctccagacagccaaggctacacagagaaaccgtgtctcaaaaaacaaacaaacaaacaaacaaaaaaaaaacaaaaaacaaaaccaaaaaaacaaaaaaatatttctgcAAATTGCTATTTCTCTAGAACAACACATATGACTGAACCTATACTAGGCACATTTCTACCAGCTCAGGACTAAACATTTTCAAACCAATCTCCATTCCTACCCAGCTCATGAGGATTGGTACACCTAAATGGACATAAAGGAACAGCATGGACCTCAAAGAGGGCAATGGAGGGAAATAAGGAActaagaaacagaaacaacacaacaaatcaattacccaggagatgttagacaagaaaagaacaattaaacaaaaatgttttgaacaagaaaattaatcagaagagggAGGCTTGAAAGGGTAAATGAGTTTTATAAGTTATGTCAACACTAtactaatttatttcattttagtgaAAAATGCTCCAGTATTAGTGGTTTCATTAGTACCTGGTATTTTCTTGGCGTATAAATGTTATCATGAATTGCTTCTTGTTGCCATGGCAGTCCAAAGAAAGGACCCATTGGTGAGGAAGCAGGGGTCATGAGCTGCAGGCCTGCCATGCTGAGGGGCTGCAAAGCAGGGCTTTTCATTCATCCAGTGTTTCTTTCATTGCATTTTGTTCTAGCACAGCTTActacaaaagggaaaaagaataCCATTACACAACCATGCAGggttaaaacaaaagaaagcatagGAACAAGAGAGACATCAGAACACTACTCCCCCAAGCCTTTTCAAATTCTTCCCATGGTTGGTTTGGTCTCTCTTGAGATCTAAGAGGATAGTTTTAAAAGTCAAGCAGTCTATACTCAACCTGGCAGTCCTATACCTAGAAGCTTGTTTAAAGAATGAACCAGACAACtgcacaaatatataaacacattaattgtatttttatattactaGAAAATAAGAAGTAGCTTTAAAATCTACTAGTAGAAAACCATAGTAACTATAACTATCTAAAGGTATAGTTAAAGAAT
Proteins encoded in this region:
- the Dicer1 gene encoding endoribonuclease Dicer isoform X2, coding for MKSPALQPLSMAGLQLMTPASSPMGPFFGLPWQQEAIHDNIYTPRKYQVELLEAALDHNTIVCLNTGSGKTFIAVLLTKELAHQIRGDLNPHAKRTVFLVNSANQVAQQVSAVRTHSDLKVGEYSNLEVNASWTKERWSQEFTKHQVLIMTCYVALNVLKNGYLSLSDINLLVFDECHLAILDHPYREIMKLCESCPSCPRILGLTASILNGKCDPEELEEKIQKLEKILKSNAETATDLVVLDRYTSQPCEIVVDCGPFTDRSGLYERLLMELEEALHFINDCNVSIHSKERDSTLISKQILSDCRSVLVVLGPWCADKVAGMMVRELQKYIKHEQEELHRKFLLFTDTLLRKVHALCEEHFSPASLDLKYVTPKVMKLLEILRKYKPYERQQFESVEWYNNRNQDNYVSWSDSEDDDDDEEIEEKEKPETNFPSPFTNILCGIIFVERRYTAVVLNR